AGTGCTCTTAAGTGTTTGAGAAATGTGAGTATTCTCTGGGCATCTTGGAGCTTTGGAGCTCTATACAACTAAGCTTCTTCATGCATCTGACTGTTAGGCATGCAGTAAATAGAAAGGAATAGTAATCCTGGCTCACAGTAGTGAAGAAATCATGGTTAGTGATGTGGTGatttaaaatgtgtgtgctttggctgtttgttttttctaatatTCTTAATTACCAGAGCTTTAATGATACTGAAAGTCATTATGTTGGTtaatataaagaataatgaagAGCCTGAgtaagttctgttttttttttttttttttttcatacatctGGACCTGCCCTAGTACATAATATGTGACTTGCAAGGTAATTCAGAAACCTATGTTATTTTAAAACCATACTGTATTTCACTTTACCATACTCAGAACTCTTTTCTGGGTTGAGAAATACTAAGAGGAGGAGGTCCATTTGTATGTTAATCTTTTCTTGCATATGTCTGAGAATATGTAAGAGTAGTGATTAACTTATgggagaaattgagaaaatacaTTGTTTAGAACTTACagtttacaataaaatataataaaatgttggggcgcctgggtggctcagtgggtttaaagcctctgccttcggctcaggtcatgatcccagggtcctgggatcgagccccacatcagcttctctgctctgcggagagcctgcttcctcctcgctctctgtctacctctgcctacttgtgatctctgtctgtcaagtaaataagtaaaatcttaaaaaaaaaactatatatatatatatatatatgtatatatatatgtatgtacatacatatatatatatgtacatacatatatatatgtatgtatataaaataaaatgttaagctaagattgttttatttttaaatatcttttaagatAACTACTTTCAGAAAATATgagccttattttctttttggtgattCTCCATGAACTACTTTGGGTCAGTAATCTGTTCTGCCAAATCCCATTATGCTACATTTAATTACTTGCAGAAAAGCTACATAGTTTCCTAGCTAGCTTAAATGAACATCCAGTGTGTTTTGTAGATTCCTGGAGATCTCGAATATCATAGCCTGGGGTACCATGACTTGTGAAATAATTAATTGAACAATGTTTTTTCAATATTCCCTGTATCTTTAAGATACTATTGGAGTGATGCTATGTGAATATATTTGGCTATTTCTCTCATCAGAGTAGAGATTTCTGGAAGTTTGAGCATTCTTAACAGAAGTTGATGAAgagcagagggatagagagaggtCACCTGCTTTACTCACCCATAACTTAATGAAAATTATAACCTTCCTCGAAATTTTAATTGGAACCTGGaagttaaaatacatatatgcacattCCAAATTTGTGTATAACTCCTTTCTCCTTACTAGACGATGACCTCCTTAATACAAGAGCCATATTGTGTTCCTTGTAATATAGGCCCTGGCTCCTGTCAGTACAGAGTATGGAGTGTGCATTACATGTTTGTTATggttaaagataatttaaatgttGTTCCTTTGGGTAAAACTAAGGAATTTAGAGCCTGTAACTGTTTTGTTTCCCTACTCACATCCACTTTATACCTTTTTCCCTTAGTGGCAGAGTACCAGTGAGGTTTGCAGTCCCCCTTACCACGTGCTCTGCTAGGGGACTTGTTCTCCCCAGCAAGGTAAACCATGATTAACCTGAGTTTCTACTACGTTTTCTAAGGGATCCGTTAGGCATGGGTTTGTGAAGCACTGCTAGCCAGAGTGACATCAAGTTTTTTAGAGATGTGGCAGAAGGAGTCTCTTTGTGCTTCTAGAGGGTCTGCCATTCTGCCTGTTGATATATGGAACAAGAGGAGCTGCCTTCAGGGATCATGAGGTGAGCCTACGTAAGACGAAGAGCAGCGTACATGGGGAGAACAACAAGATGGAAGCAGAGGGGAGTTTTGAACCCCTGGATCAGCCGGCCATAGAAGTATAAGTCAGTTCTCTTTAATTGTCCTGCAGAGTTCAGAGTGAAAACTTCTTTCACCTTGCTGGTGAAAAGAAAGGACGTCTATAGATTGAATAAATAGTCTAAAAGGAACAGATTAGAATAGCATCAGTCCTTCAGTCCACATGCCCTTCTGCTTCTTCTCTATTCAACTGTCCCAGCCCCAGGATAGAAGACTCTGGGGTCTGGTCCTGATAAAATAGATGCAGTTTGTAATGAGGTTTCATGGACTGATAGGTTGCTTGTGCAAGTCTCCATTGTTTCTATTccaaggaaaatgggaaatggtGATAGGATGAGGGCATCATTTTTGATAGATGTATTGTCAGTTATAAAAACTTACTCCCTGATACGAACTCAGATGTGGTTGTTTTTCATGAAGAAGTGAGTTTTGGGATGGTTCCTTCCTCCCAAGCCTGTTCCGTTAGTTTCTCAGCCTTAGTATTGACGTTTAGGACCAGCTAATTAATTCACAGAACATCATATGCATTTGGGGATGTTTGAAAGTGTCCCTGGCCTCTACCAATAGATAGATGCCAGTAGTACTGTTATATTGTGACAgtcaaaaatatctccagaccaaaaaaaaaaaaaaaaaatctacagaaataGCCAAGTGTCCCTCAGAAGGGAGCATTGTCCCCCATTCGGAAACCACTGTGTTGAAGGCAAAGGATTCTTATGGTTGCATTCGTTCTAAGACGCAGGCAGAAGACTCTCACTGCCTTAATCACTTCACCTTATGgtgagaaaaatataatgaattagtAAATTTGTCAAATCTTCCCAAACATCCAAAGAACCTTGAGATTTGAGATGTTTTGAgccaaaatatatttactatttaaacTCTTTACCCTTAAaaattagaattgttttttcttaCCATTTACTGAGGCATAAATGACAAAAAtggtatatatttaaggtgtacaatgtgatggtttgatatatgtatacattttgatACAACAATTAAGCTAATTAACATGCCCATCCCTTCACATAGTTACCCTTTGTGTAAGAGATAAGgacacttaagatctactctcttagcaaattttgaGTGTACATTATTATTtcctatagtcaccatgctgggCATTAGGTCTCTACaacttaatgatttatttttttaataaactcattTGGAAGGAGGTAATTCCAGTGTTTTAAATTCTATTCCAGTGGTGTTTTTCCTCAAGTGCAGCTGACACTCcatgttacattactttcaggcGTACACATAATGTTTGGACAAGTTTATACGTGATGCTCTGCTCACAAgcgtagctcccatctgtcaccgcACAATGctgttacaataccattgactatattccttatgctgtggtGTTTATACCCATGACTTAGAGATGACTTCTTAAAATCCTACCCCCAAATGCTAAATAATCACAGGTGTAAACAGCCTCCAATGTGATGATGTAAACCATTGTCTTAGCCAGGCTTTTCTTCATTGCTGTTAATAGAATGGGCCAGGGATTCACTTGGGGTTGAAGCTGGGAAAAGTCTACATTTTATCTATCTTTACGACATGACGATCAAAGAAAATGGCAGGAACGATCCAagtttgtttccaattttatttttaaaaatgaatattaaatattatggGCAGGGGAGtacaattaaatgtttttatcaaaatgaaaaattctttcaACATGACTctggtttctttgtctttttgtctgtGGTGGTGAGGTTGTTGTTGTATTCCCAGGGTGTTAGAGCATGCCTAAGGGCATACACTGTGTCCTCTGTAAAGTGAATAACAAATGTTTGAGTGTTGCCAATTTATTGGAGCCTTGAAACAGACTTCAGGTGAAGACTTCAAATAGAAGCAAACCAGCATTAAAGAATCTTTAAAGCAGTAGAGATGCCGTGGTTTGCaacaatgaaataatacagtGATAGGTGACGGTTGTGGTCTTCCTTTCCTCAATCCGCTATTACCCTTCCAGTTACCACACCTGTTAATTCAACCTTTGCAGTAACTCGGAGACTTGTCTgtgcctctgcttctcttctgcgCTCTTTCAGGAGTCCAAGCCACTGTCTACTTAAGCTCATCTCACCGCTCTGCTCTCCGACTCCAGTTCACTTCCCACAGAGGGCAGCCAAAGTGCAGTGGATAACAAGTGAATGTTTTGAAATGCTTATAAGTGGCCTCCCCAGCCTGGAGCCCTCCAGCATGGTTCTCTTGTCCTGGGGACCTAATCCGAAGCCCTTGGTTGTAACATTTTCGTCCCTGAACACTGACTGctatttgctttcctctctcattAACTTTCGCACTCTCTCCTCTCATCTTGGCAAACACCTATCGCTTCCGATCCTTCTACTTGCTGTGTTCTTTGCTGTGCTGGGGTCTTGAAACTGGCatttcctctctctgaaatagTATTCTTTTCTTGGGTAATTCTGATGTGTCTTTCAAGTCTTAGACTGAGTACCGCTTCCTTAGGGGAGCAATGCTTTGGACGGCTAATCAAAGTCTGACTCCTTTTATATTATTCTTAATACTCTGGTTTTCCTCTCAGAACCATACTGTCTCAACTTTCAACTATACACCTGGTTTGTGTTTAAATCTGCCCCCACGAGATAGTGTGCGCCAATAGGTGTGTGTGCATTTGCTTCTCCACTGTATGAACCAGACTTAGTGTTTGCCTAACACACAGTGGGTTCTTAGTAACTAGTTTAGTGAAAAGTTGAATTCCCCTTGTATGTTAGCAATGTATCAGTCTTACAGCATGTTTATTGTCCTTATGTTGAATCTGGGATAAGCATTTAATGTTGAATCTGGGATAAGCATTTAATATTggaagagagtgagaatgagtTGTTCCTACTGTCCAAAGATTAGCATATTGGATAGCGTAGAACCATGCATGAAAACTGGTGACTGGCCAACCACATACACTAATACATAAATGATTTATACTTTGCttaacagaaaaacaatgaatataaagtattttttaggCAGCTTTTCATTTAATCCAGAACTGGGGAAGAAACTCaaggcttaaaaataataaatttccccATTTATTGCTTTAGAGTTTATTCAAATTGTTCTATCCCATGAGTCCTAGCTTAGTAGCTTTTTGGCCAATAGGATTTCAGCATGCAAGGCTCTAATATAAGCAACTGGATTGGCTTAACTACCTCTGATGTCACAATTTCCCCATTAGGAAGTCATAGTTTTCTTGAAATCACATTGTAGTAATAACAGCTCTTgttattctgtttcattataaGAAACGTAatgtaccaaaaataaaaatgctggaAGGAGCAGCATACCTTTGATCGGCGCAGACCTTTTTTCATTAATGTGCTTTGATATCTACTGCCAACCATTGGAGTTAGCTTCTTTGTTTTACGattgactttttgttttcattcgTCAGTTACTAGGCAGATGGAGGAATGAGCCTACTTCGAATTACTCCTTCAACTCATAGTTCTGTTTTATCCCAACTGTTGAGGCTTAGCGTCTTTCTACTACTTAGCCTTCCTGCTTCTAAAGGAAAAGCCATTTGGACAGCCCACCTGAATATAACCTTTCAGGTGGGAAATCGGATTATATCAGAATTAGGAGAGAGTGGCGTTTTCGGAAATCATTCTCCTTTGGAAAGGGTGTCTGGTGCGGTGGTACTTCCTGAAGGATGGAATCAGAATGCTTGTAATCCTATGACCAACTTCAGCAGGCCTGAACAGGCAGACTCTTGGCTGGCCCTCATCGAACGGGGAGGCTGTACTTTTACACATAAGATCAATGTGGCAGCAGAGAAGGGAGCAAATGGGGTGATCATCTATAACTATCCAGGTACAGGCAACAAAGTGTTTCCTATGTCTCATCAGGGAACAGAAAACATAGTTGCCGTGATGATAGGCAACTTGAAAGGCATGGAACTTTTGCACTTGATTCAGAAGGGAGTCTATGTGACAATCATCATCGAAGTGGGGAGAATGCATCTGCCATGGCTGAGCCATTATATCATGTCTCTGTTCACCTTCCTGGCTGCCACAGTTGCCTACCTTTTCTTGTACTGTGCGTGGAGACCTAGGGTGCCCAATTCTTCCACCAGGAGGCGAAGACAGATAAAAGCAGATGTGAAGAAAGCTATTGGTCAGCTTCAACTGCGCGTGCTCAAAGAAGGGGATAAGGAACTAGATCCAGATGAAGACAGTTGTGTTGTTTGCTTTGACATTTACAAACCCCAAGATGTAGTACGTATTTTAACTTGCAAACATTTTTTCCATAAGGCATGCATTGACCCCTGGCTTTTAGCCCATAGGACATGCCCCATGTGCAAGTGTgatattttgaaaacttaaacCTGGAGAAGCTTCCGAAGATGTAACCAAGTCTTTccaaagattaaaatgaaatgaattctcTTTTAGCACTttatgtagagaaaaaaaaaaacaacttcatcTTCTCTACCTAAGTACTAAAGAGGATGACacttgtgtgttttaaaaataaaactccataTCATGCCCAGTTATTTGAACTTGTTGTTTTTTCATTAGGTTGCTACGTTTTTGCCCATATCCAAGTAAGAATATTAGTATATGTTAAAAGCAAGTTAATCTGCAAGCTAAAATGGTTGTGACATTGAGGCCACAGGGAGTCGTGATACTTGaaggtttcttttttatattttatttccatatttttgatAACATATTGCTGTTAACTTTGATTATAGAGTTAGATCTTGATTTAATTCTCCATGGTTAATTAATATCAGGAAATGGTTTTCAGAGGTACTGAGTAATGTGTTGTAAGTAATTATTTTAGATGATAACACCTCTGGTTatgtaactaaaatattttaaatgattataagcTTCATTTAGGGCAGGATCACaccaaaaaaaatcacttttgtttGCCAAAGCCCTTTAAATCCTAGTATAGTGAATTAGCTGCGGTAGCAGATTTCCTTTCTAGAAGTGATGTTagtaaataattgttttcttaaaatactggTGGTGTGTGGTGAGTGTGTTTCGGGCCATTTTGATATAGATCTAGAGtggaactaaaattttaattagcatttcaaGTTCTGTATTTTGCTTCTCTATTTGAGTAGATAAACACAAACACCTATGTGTAACAATAAGCGGCTGAAAGATTTGAGTTctaattttgacaaatatttttgggTGAAATGCTAAACCATTGATATCCAATTTGGATGGCACTTTGAGTCTACAAACATGTACTACACACTTGGGAGAATGCGTTGTACggaaataaaatcagattaaTGGCCTTTGGGAAAGAAAATGGACCGTGGTGAGCTATAGTTTAcatgataatattttctttttattctgttttggttAGGTCTATAGGGCCTTTTCCTCCGCCTTTCCTGCCTCAAATTATTTTGATTCACATTTCATAAAAAGAACTAGCTTCCTTAATCCTGGTAAGACCCAACCAAAATGGTCTCTTAGTGTCCTGTGTGTAAAGGTCAGACCTTTGTGTTCAATGTCAAAGTTCTTGGTTTCCTAGCTAGTGGGTAAGAACCACTGAGATACCCTCAGGAAAGTGTGTGACAGCACCAGGGGTTGGCCATATTCATTAGCTCACACGTTGTTTTGGTCTCGAGTCATTTTGTGCCATTGATATAAGTGCAGCAAAAATAAAGGCAGAGGTGACAATGGGTGTGTGTGTAGAGGGTGGGTCTACCAGGGATGTTGATTTTGACAAAGGTTTTGTTCCATGCATCTATGACCTTTAACTGCTGTTGCTGGTTAACTCTAAATGGGAACCTTGacgtttttctttttaaaatcaatagcTGCCTTTTTGCTTAAAATGAATTATGCTAAACTAGACTGCTACATATAATTTTTTgcttctattcctttcttccttcaaaatactGTTAGATCAGTAGCAGATGCCAAGATCTGCGGAGAAAAGAGATTAGTGTTCTTTACCGCTGTCATCCCTATGGAGAATCAATGTAAGAGTGAAGAAGGGGAGCTGAAGTAATCTAACAGGATTTGGAAATCAAAatcctccttttaaaaatcagaatcaaaACCAAAGTGAACCAACATACCTGAGCaagcaatcattaaaaaaatttagtgtaATGGTTTATAGGCTCACTGGCTCACTGGCTCATAGGCTCACTGACTCAAATGTGAGTCAAAAGTGGTATTAGAGTCCACTGCTTTTACCACATAATTATTCCTAGTactaatttctaattatttaaaacttGCCATTTTATTACGTTTCCTTGATGTATTGTCAAGAAAAATGGCAATCCCGTGGCTTTCTTGCATATGCTTTCAAGTTTTGTATGTGCGCGTGttgtatgaattttatatttttttgttgaaagTGCTACCTGTTAACATGTAGCTCAAGGATTGAGTTGACCTTACAACCTAGAAATCACCCATAACAGTATTTGAACCATTCAGGCCGTACATTTCTAGCAGGCTCAAAGCTCTTCTCTAATTGGCTGTGTTGCCTTTTATGTCATAATCACATTACCCAACTGTAAACAGCATCTGGAGTTACATTAGTGAGActgcgattttttttttcaatctaaagtgtttctctttctctctctctaataaaacaTCTGAACCTCCtaagacatctttaaaaatttctgacaAAAAACATGCTGGAAGACTGTGAAACTTGTTTTCACCCAGAAGATTTTTCTCATGTTGTTATTCTCCATTGATTGTCAACAGATGTGGAAGCCACATCTTTCTTTTGGGTTGGCACTTCAGTCTCTAGGTAAGGAGAGAGATGAATCTGCTCAGGCTTGGCACTCACGGAAACAACCCTGCATCTTCCTGGCTTGTGAAACTCGgttttctttggcttctttgtCAGAACTGTTGCAGAGCTAGTGCTGTTTGGACTGCTTACATGAACATATCCTTTCACGTCGGGAATCGTATGTTGTCGGAGTTGGGGGAAACCGGAGTCTTCGGAAGAAGCTCCACTTTGAAGCGAGTGGCAGGAGTTATCGTGCCACCAGAAGGGAAAACTCAAAATGCGTGTAATCCCACTACCAGTTTCAGAAGATCAAAGAACTCCGAGACCTGGCTCGCACTCGTTGAACGGGGAGGTTGTACCTTCACGCAGAAAGTTAAGGTAGCCGTGGAGAAGGGAGCCAGTGGCGTGATCATCTACAACTTTCCCGGAACTGGTAATCAGGTTTTTCCCATGTCTCATCAGGCATTTGAAGACATCGTCGTGGTGATGATCGGTAACCTGAAGGGCATGGAGATTTTACACTTAATTCAGAAGGGAGTTCACGTCACAGCTATAGTTGAGGTGGGGAGAAAACACATCATCTGGATGAATCActattttgtgtcttttgtgATTGTCACAACTGCTACTTTAGCATATTTCATCTTTTATCATATTTGGAGACTTTGGGTAGCAAGGATTCAGAACCGGAGATGGCAGCGGTTAACGACCGATCTCAAGAAAGCCTTTGGCCAGCTCCAGCTTCGGGTGCTGAAGGAGGGGGACGCGGAAATCAGTCCCAACGGAGATAGCTGCGTAGTTTGCTTCGAACCCTATAAGCCTAATGATACAGTTCGTATTCTCACTTGTAAACACTTCTTCCACAAGAATTGCATCGACCCCTGGCTTCTGGCCCATGGGACATGTCCTATGTGCAAATGCGACATTCTTAAAGCTTTGGGCATTCAGGTGGATGTTGAAGATGGAACAGAATCTTTGCAAGTTCTCATGTCGAATGAATTGTCTGGTAACCTCCCTAGTGAAGAGGGGACAAACAACGAACTTCCTCCTGCGAGAGAGTCTGACAAAGTGACCAgtgtggtggaggaggaggagcccacTCCTCGGAATGACAGCCAGCCTCCTGCAGTAGCAGAAGACGTTCCTCCTTCACCTTGACAGCATTGCCTTTGAGGAAGTGGATTAAACCTGTTTGTCAACTCAAGTCCTAATACTGACAAGCAGTTGGTTTGTTTGAAGTGTGGTTTTTGTGTCCCTTTCTGTTACTTTGCTAACTTTCTCCATTCTCTGTCAAGCAGAAAAAAAGGCCtagcagggtttttgtttgtttgtttcctttttttgcctTTGCTAAATGTTAACCTTTTGTCTGTCTGTCACTCCTGTGAGTATATATGTTTGTTTCTACATACAGGTGCATGTTAAAATCATGGACAAATCTTTCCCCCCTAAATGTTTGTTCATATATTGGGCTCTATTTTGgtaagaaaattaatatatttgcATGTTTCTTATACAGAAACCACCAATtaagtttggaaaagaaaatttatccTTTATATGCTAGGAAGAGTAATAGCTttgagactatatatatatttatatgtataaatatatatatagtgcaaTATATTACTTTTGAAGTCATTGTGCTGTGTTTTTTCATTCTTAGCCTGAAAATTATGCTGTATGGAATCTTATTACTGTTACTCTTAACAAGCAGTTCTTTTCAAGCTATTAGTACCCTTTATGTGATTCGTATATGcataataatagttttaaaagtaaaacattagcTCTTTTAAATAATTCTACATCCAGTGTTGCTTATaattaatacatgtttataatgTGTAGAAAGATTTAAGTGATAAATCCTCCGATGTTTAGTTTTCCCATGGGTTCCACCATACTATCCAGTTTGTTTTGccattaaatattcaaaatctgCTAGGTTATTTTGGAGTGATAGGTATCACAATGTAGATGTTAATTATGACATCTTGGGATTGTGTCTGCTGTATTGTGTTTACTTGGGATTTGTTCACTGTATTCCCAGGATCTAGCATAGTGCTGGGCACTCAAATACTTTTGGTGAAGGAATGAGTACTTTACTCATAATGTAAATATGTGTTAATATGAAAAACTGGGGCAGTTTATCCCCACAATACACAATAATGGGAAGTTAATCCTGAAAATTTTCACCCTAAATCTCCTTGACAAAATGTAAAACTATGATTTTTAGCTCAGAATCCATTATTTCAATTTAGcatgcataattttattttatctcgttagtcaccatacagtatatcattagtttctgatgtagtgttccatgattcattatttgcattttaacacccagtgctccagagCGTGCATAATTTTAACAAGGACCTTTGAACTCTCCCGGACTAATAGTGAGGTTTTAGTTCTTGTGCAACACTAGAGAGAGATGTGTTAGGAGTGATTTCTGGAGTTTAAGGCTAACACTGGAATTCAGAGACAGGTGGATGGGCCACTGTTGGTTCTAAGTATAACACCAAGCAAGACTGAAAGAGGGAGAATCAATCTTCTAAGGCTGGGGAGAATCGCCACACAGCACAGTGCATCCATGACGACCAGgtcggcggggggcgggggtgatgGTGAGAGGTGGGTGAAACCTGACTGGGTACACACAGGCTTTTTAATACCCAATCCTGGAGAGCTTGGACTAAGTTAATCAAAGGAGATGTCCTTTGAAAGAACCATAGAGCACCCATACTGTGGAGGATTTAGTAGGAATGCGGTTATGAGGAGCTCAGTTTATCTGGCAGAATGAAGTCAAATTCTGAGGTACTAAGCATTGCATTGAAAAGGCACAACCCTGAGGATGCTTTGAGGGGCCACATCTAGTAGGATCTGAGGCTTAACCAAGATAAGTTGAGTTTGTCAGACTGGCCACTGTTGGCATCTTTGCCCCCAGGGCTAGCAGCTCATGGGGTGGCTAGGGTGGCTTCCACCAGCTGTCCAAGAGTTTGACTGGAAGTGAATGTATCTGGCAGTGCTGGGAGTCCCCGAATCCAGGTTCTAGAATCATTGTCATTCTTTGTCGTCCTAGCAAATTAACCTGGGGTGTGTGTTCTCTGACAGACCCAGAACTTGAAGAATATTTTGTTTGCTCTTCACACTAACCTTGCTCTtggcttctctttctgtcctctcCGGAGCTTCATTGGTTTCTTTCCTTGGTTCATCATTGCCAGCCTAAAACCTGACCTATCATGTGTACGAAATGAATGTTTACTTACTTTAATAATTCAGTGTCTTGTTAATAAGGGCATTTAATCCAATGTGTGCTAGCCTCCATTTGACGATTTTCAGTGGATGCCCTTTGAAGGGTGTTAGAACTTATGTTTGGGTCAGTGAGTTTGGGAACTCATATCGCTGAGTGCCTATCATGTAGCAGGCAGTGGACTGAGTGCTTCCCATTGCTTTTTCTTACGTCAGAACAAAACAGTTTTAGTTTTGTCTTAAAGTGTTGTAAACAGATCAATAAACCACTTTTAGTCTGCGTTTAATAACTAGGACCTGGAAATAAGACTACTATGTCCAATGTAAGGTATTCATTGTAGTAGATTTCTACCTACTTTGGGGTTACATCATTTTCTCTTACACATAGTGATGTAAATAAATTGTCATAATGGCATGGGATTATAATGTGAAGTGTTTTGCCCCTAACACCAGTGTTGCAATGGATTTccctgtatatcttctttgtatatttttgcatTCTCTAGTAGTTTGATTCCCCACACTCACCTCTAATGGGGGTTGATATTCCTTATAAaaatgcaactttttaaaattactggaaCAATTTAGATTTAATGTTAGTAAAGTGAAAAGGATTCTAAAGAAGGCGACTACTGATTGGGTGATGCAATAGGTGATTTTATCTATACATTTCCTTGTATTACAGGACACACTAAACTGATTGTATCCCTGTCTCTTACCATAGGTGAACTACAAGGCAATTGCACTCTAGAGAGATGTTGGTCAGCCATAATATTTACCATAGTGTGAGTACTTCAGACGGTTTAGTGAGTTAGGATCTGGCATCTTGGGATCTTGTATTTTAGTGTCTAGTTAGTGTTTTCTCCTTTTACAAACTTACTGGTTTTTGAAATAGCACACAGTAAtcgagtgggggaggggatcaAAATTTGGAGAAACACTGATGTAAAAAGAGTAAGCTTTCACCTATTGCTACTGTGTGAAGGAGTCACAACAACTCCATGTTCTTGCTCCACCATTTACTATGTGCCCCAGTTTCtggattttatcatttatttggcTTTGTATTtagtgcattttaaaatgtttagtacTTAGTGCTTAGTGATGGAGAATAAGGATTATGAGTTATTACGATTACCAACATATGACTTAATATATGCCTGGCTTTCTAAAACTAAAAGACCATTTTTGGCAGAGGAGGGCGTGATGCACCTGAAATGCGCAGACCCCTGTGCACACAGGTATCGAAGCTCTACATCACCTCCCTCCACAGAAAATGCCCTTTTTCATAGAGAGACCACCTATAAACATCAC
Above is a genomic segment from Mustela nigripes isolate SB6536 chromosome 4, MUSNIG.SB6536, whole genome shotgun sequence containing:
- the RNF148 gene encoding RING finger protein 148, which gives rise to MCLSSLRLNGGMSLLRITPSTHSSVLSQLLRLSVFLLLSLPASKGKAIWTAHLNITFQVGNRIISELGESGVFGNHSPLERVSGAVVLPEGWNQNACNPMTNFSRPEQADSWLALIERGGCTFTHKINVAAEKGANGVIIYNYPGTGNKVFPMSHQGTENIVAVMIGNLKGMELLHLIQKGVYVTIIIEVGRMHLPWLSHYIMSLFTFLAATVAYLFLYCAWRPRVPNSSTRRRRQIKADVKKAIGQLQLRVLKEGDKELDPDEDSCVVCFDIYKPQDVVRILTCKHFFHKACIDPWLLAHRTCPMCKCDILKT
- the RNF133 gene encoding E3 ubiquitin-protein ligase RNF133, producing the protein MNLLRLGTHGNNPASSWLVKLGFLWLLCQNCCRASAVWTAYMNISFHVGNRMLSELGETGVFGRSSTLKRVAGVIVPPEGKTQNACNPTTSFRRSKNSETWLALVERGGCTFTQKVKVAVEKGASGVIIYNFPGTGNQVFPMSHQAFEDIVVVMIGNLKGMEILHLIQKGVHVTAIVEVGRKHIIWMNHYFVSFVIVTTATLAYFIFYHIWRLWVARIQNRRWQRLTTDLKKAFGQLQLRVLKEGDAEISPNGDSCVVCFEPYKPNDTVRILTCKHFFHKNCIDPWLLAHGTCPMCKCDILKALGIQVDVEDGTESLQVLMSNELSGNLPSEEGTNNELPPARESDKVTSVVEEEEPTPRNDSQPPAVAEDVPPSP